The genomic segment CAGTGTCGCAATAGTAATTCAACCTAGTACGAGAGGAACAATTGATTCGCATAATTGGTCATCGCGCTTGGTTGAAAAGTCAGTGGCGTGAAGCTACCGTGCGTTGGATTATGACTGAATGCCTCTAAGTCAGAATCTGGGCTAGAAGCGATGCGTGTGCCTCTCGGTTGTTTGCCGACCAGCAGTAGGGGGCTTTGCCCCCCAGAGGCACGTGTCGTTGGTGAACCTCGTAAGGTGAAGAAGCCTTATGAGACGCCTTGAAGCGCAATTCCCATCAAGCGACGGGTAGAATCCTTTGCAGACGACTTAAATACACGACGAGGTATTGTAAGTGGCAGATTGGCCTTGCTGCCACGATCCACTAAGATTCAGCCCTTGTCGCTTTGATTCGTCCCTCCCCTACATCTTAAACGAAATTAtaatcactttttcttttctaagttgctctaaaaaaattttgtatgttttttgcGTACGAGGCTGTAAATAATTTGTCGAAGGCCAAGGTTATAGATTCTACCACTCTCTCTCTTCAATCAAAACACCTTCAATTTTAAGTACATCACAAGAAACCCATGATCTCAGGACCTCCGTTTAGCTTAATCTTCAAACACCAAAAGGACTAAGTATGATTATTAAGGAATTAAGAGAGCTTTTAAACACATCTAGATAAAGATCTTCCCCAAAAAGATTAATCCACTAGTGCAATCAAGGGAAACAATAGCGGTTATTTTCACTCATAGACAGCGGTTCCTAAACTGAGGCATATACAGGTGAGGCAAAAAGTCTGCTCCTTTTTGTCTCGGTTGTGAATCGAAGAAAAAGGGgtaggattttgcctcggttcacagGTAACCGAAGCAttagggtttttcctttttaatttttttttcgaaGGACTTTTCGCCTCGGTTCTTTCTGAATCGAGGTAGTATCTCggactctactgcctcggttaggACTTGAACCTAAGCAAATTATTATTCATACTCTTTTCTGCAACACTCATCTTATCTCGCTCTTAGTCTCCTACCACATATCCCTCATCACATTCTGCACCATGGCATCGTCTTCATCCCAGCGAAAAAGATTCAAGACTCTCGGACAGAGGATTGTATATCGCGGTCCAAATCTTGAtgggtggatcagtgatgatGATGCTCAAACAAATTTCATTGTTCACTGGACACTGAGGAAAATCAATCCTCACAAGTATGCTAATTTCAACGTTTTTAAAAGAGAAGGTTTTGTGTTTCAAAACTCGCTGAATAGGGAGGCGTTGAagaattttattgaaattgttGATCCCTGGTACCCCGAACTTGTGAAGGTTTTCTATTCCAACTGTAAGATCAATGATGGAACATTGTGTTCCAGGGTAAAAGGAATCAACATAAATATGACTAAAGAGGTCTAGACCATTATTGTTGGACTCCATCCCGGTAGTGAAAAATGTCATCTCAGGATTGAAGGATTTCACAAATTCACTGTTTATCAGGGTTGTCCTAGGAATCCAAATGAGCCTAGAGATTATTCCCACTACAGAACTGGtggaatgaagaaagatgattGCATGTGTGCTTTCATCATCACTTGGATTCTTCTGCCATGGGGTAGTAATCATGCCTAGGTAACTACTGAGGATCTTTGTTTGCTTCATGCTCTCAAGGAAAACATACAAACTGACTAGGCAACAACAATCTTTGATAACATGCTTAAGGCCACAAGGCTGGAATCTGTAGTTTGCCTTACGTTGTGTTTATCTCTAAAGTGCTTCTCCATTTCAATGTGGAGTGTGATGATGAGTCATGCGAGTCTTAAAGATGATGGAAAGAGCAATCTCATAGACAAAATCACATTGTATCACATGGGACTTCAACATGGTCTAGATGGATGGCTCTTTAAAGATGAGTATCTGGCTGATGAAGAGGAAGCTCCTGGTCGATCATCATCTGCATCTTTTAGGCCTAGATCAGAATTTGAAAAACACATGGTCAGGAAAATGCATTCTCTTACTACTCTCTGTAAATCAATTAACAAAGATGTTGCTGCCATCAAGGGAAACCTACAAATTGAGGACTCTGATGATGGTAGTGAGGAGAATGAAAGGATGATGAGAACGAGGAGGAAAGTGTCCCAGATGAAAGTGATGATGATATTTTGCTTAAGGACATGATCTACTATTGATAGGAGGAGCATCAATTTCTACTATTGATCTGTCATGATACATATTGATGTATCTCTATATGCAGTTTTGTTTCTGTAATTACATATCTATTTTGCTAATGCCTAAAGGGGGAGAAATTAGAGAAACTAGATATTAAAGAAATTGCAATAACTGGAAAAATAGTGTCTGGTTGTGTATCATAAAAAAAGTGAGAGATTGTTGATGGGGAAGCAATGTGATGGCTAAACCCAATCCcttatatgttttctttcataTGATGACAACAACATAAATGTGTTTATATGTTTCTTGCACAACACTGAAACGTTTTTTATATGCATAGCTAAATTTACATGTTTTTGTGTGTGCTTGAAATGATTGGTTTGCATACTTAATGTGGTCATACATGTGTTTACATCTATAGTATGCTTACTCATGTGTTTATATGACAAAATCACTTGCACAAAGCATATTTGTATgaagtaatcgattatagtgtttatgtaatcaattagtCTCATCAAATATCAGCAAAATGCTTAACTGTAGCAGACTGGAAGTTTCaaccgattacattatatgCATAATAGATTAAAACCCATGCCTTTGCTAACATCTGCTTTTTGAGTGCAGTGATGAGTTTTGAggagaaaaagttttcaaattttgctTAAGTGTAATACTTAACCGATTACCCAATTTACTTACTCGGTTAAATCTTATACATATTGAAAACTGTTTTCAAATTAAGTCTTAACTATAATAACAgtcatattttcaaatgttttgacTTACCATAaatgtataatcgattacattatttgcttaatcaattaaatctGTTTTAATGTAAATCTAGCATAGCAATGATAAAAacgtaaccgattacattaaatTCATAATCGACTAAAATGCGTTAGGATTAtgaaaatcctataaataaatatcttgCGCGTTGTTTCTAAAAGAATCTTCGAAAATACAATTTCATAACTGACTTTTGATTGAGTTTTGAAGAATCAATGATTAAATCTGGGTTGATACATCAAGATTCTGTCAAGACTTGTGCTCAAAGGTTTTTGATCATATCTACACTACTAGAGTGTCTACTGTGAAGATCAGGTTTACCTTTTTCAATCTATAGATTGAGTTTCGTGCGTTTGTGCCAGAGGAGAGAACTGTATGTGTTCTCATTGAGAGTTGGGATTGCTGTCAAGGTTTTTCTTAGAGTTTAGATGTAAAAAATCGTTATtatgttttcatctttttaaaattaattctattctatttctttctattattttcttatttatatgattattatgAGACAAAAATAGGTGTTTACATTTACgcttattaaattttatagtgtttaataaatttgaatccACAAGCGATTATACTGTTTGATTCAAACTggcagaaaaaaagaaaaagaattataagataataattgttttaaacttGAAAAAAAGAACTGTTCCTTTGACtgaaaaaaatttgaagctGTTATATGCTAGTAATTATTTGGACAATATAAGACGAAAATCTTGTGGTAGGTGATTTTATATTGAgtgtatttataaaataacactTTACATCACAAAGAAACTCAGTGCACTCATATCATATTCTCAAAGAACTCATTTCCTCAAATATAATCTTAATGATGCAAAACTCATTGAATATAGGGAATGTTAGAGTGGCAGCGTATCAGAGAAGAGAGGAAGATGTATTAAAAAGTGGAACCAAGAGAGTTAGGCAATGAAACAGAGATGCAAAAGATTTAGAGAAAACGataaattttcttattgaaGTCAGCAGTATATATGTACAAAATGTAAACTGTCTAATGACAGTTAAATCAGTTGTGATTCTAGATTTACATTCCTAACACTCCCTCTTAAATCTAAATCTCTAAGAGACCTAATTCCAAGTGATCTTCTAAGCTTTTCAAATCTATTCTGTCGTAGAGCTTTCGTGAATATATCAGCTTCCTGTTCATTCGTGTTGCAGTAGATCAGTTCCAGTTTTCCTTCGCTGACCCGTTCTCTGAGGTAGTGAAATTTTGTTTCGATGTGCTTGCTCCGTCCATGAGATATTGGGTTTTTGGCTAGATTAATAGCAGATTTGTTGTCTATCCTTAAGCATGTTGGTCCGTGACGCTTGATCTTTAGCTCTTGCAATATGGCTTCTATCCAAGTGCATTGACAGGCAGTCTCTGCTACTGAGATGTATTCGGCTTCACACGATGAGAGTGCCACGACTGTCTGCTTCTTAGAACACCATGAGATGGGTGCTCCCATAAGCTTGAACAAATACCCGTAAGTACTCTTCCTGTCTACAAGATCACCGCTCCAGTCCGCGTCACACCATGCCTTCAAGATGTTGGTAGTGCTATCAGTTTTCCTGGGAAAGTAAATTCCGTAGTCTAAGGTACCTTTCAAGTATCGAAGGATATGTTTTGCAGCTTTCATGTGCGATTGTCTGGGATCATGCATGTATCGGCTGATGAGACCCACACCAAAGCTTATGTCTGGCTTGCTGTTGCACATGTAGCGGAGTGTCCCGACTATTTGTCTCTATAGCGTTGCATCTACTTTGCTTTCATCCAACTGCAGTGAGAGCTTCATGTTGGCAATAACAGGAACTGATGCGCTGTTGCAGTCTTTTAACTTGAACCTCTCCAAAGTTTCAAGAACATATTTCCTTTGATTCATATGTACTCCCTCTTTGGTTTGTATAAACTCCAATCCAAGGAAGTATCCCAAGAAGCCAAGGTCTGTCATCTCCAGATCATTCTTCATCTTAACTTTGAATTTTTCAATCTCTTGCACTGAGCTCCCAATGACCAGTAGGTCGTCCACGTACAGACATACCAGCAAGGTACCTAGCTGATCACAGAACTTGACATATATTCCATATTCAACAATACATTTTTGAAATCCATACCTGGTGAGCAACGAGTCAATATGCTTGTTCCATGCTCGTGGTGCCTGACGAAGACCGTAGAGAGCTTTGTTAAGTTTATAAACCTTCAGTTCATTGTCCTTCTTGATGAAACCAGGCGGTTGACATACGTAGACTTCTTCTTCGAGAGCCCCATTGAGAAATGCTGATTTGACATCCATCTGGCTGATACTCCAATTATTTGAGTTGGCAATAGCTATCACGATCCTCACCGTTTCCAATCTTGCAACAGGGGCGTACACATCAGTGAAATCGATCCCAGGTTGTTGCAGAAATCCTTTAGCAACTAGTCTAGCTTTTAACTTTGCCACACTCCCATCAGGTTTGTACTTAGTTTTGAATATCCACTTAACCTCTATGGCTTTCTTGTAGGCAGGTAAGTCCATCAACGTCCATGTTTTATTCTTCTCGATAGTTGAAAGCTCCTCAATCATAACATCCTTCCAATTATCATCTTTGATAGCTTGCTCCCATGCTATGGTTTCAGTACCTGCAAGTAAAGCATAATGCAATATATCACCTGTGTCTGCAATGTCACTGTCTCGGAATAGCTCGTGATCTGCCAGTCTTGTCGATGGGAAACACGTTCTTCTTGATCGCCTATTATTTGCATCCTCTGTATTAACTGTCGGTGTGTCTTGGTCATAGTTTCTCTCCTTAAACAACGTAGTAATCACAGTACTGGGTGGATCATCTGGGGTAGTCTCACATGTGTTCCACTTGAAGACAGTAGATTCGTCAACGATCACGTCCCTACTTATCACAATTCTTGACTTCACTGGGTCATAGAGTCTATATGCTCCAGTTGGATGATAGCCAACAAAAACGAAAGTTTCGCTTCTATCGTCCAATTTCTTTCTCAATTCACTTGGGACATGCTTATAACAGGCTGATCCAAAAACCTTCAGGTGTTGCACATCAGGTTTGTTTCCAGACCACGCTTCTTCCGTGTGCTAGTTGGCAAAGCTTTGGTTGGGCTTCTATTCAGTAAGTATGCTGCAGTTGAAACTGCTTCTCCCCACAGATGATGCGGAAGACCCCTTCCTTTGATCATACATCTGACCATATCAAGAAGCATGCGATTCCTCCTCTCAGCCAATCCATTATGTTGAGGAGTGTAGGGGGCTGTGACTTCGTGTATAATCCCTTTTTCAGTGCAGAATTTCGACATTTCTCCTGAGTTGAATTCACCTCCTCCATCAGTGCGGAGAATTTTGATCTGCTTGCCCGATTGCCTCTCGGCCATGGAGCAAAAATTAACAAAGTAAGTATAAGTTTCATCTTTTCCTTTTAACAGATAAACCCAAATTTTCCTAGAAAGCTCATCCACAAAAAGTAGGAAGTATCTGTTACCTCCCAGAGACGACACGTCGAATGGTCCACATACATCAGCATGCACCACTTCTAGCAGCTGTCTCGCTCTCTTGTAGGCATGTTTCTTGAATACTGATCTTGTTTGCTTTCCTATGGTGCAGCTTTCACAAACTTTCTTAGGTGCCTCAATCGTACAGATTCCACTCACAAGCTTCTTTTCTTTGAGTTGCATCAAGCTTCTAAAGTTTAGATGCCCGTAACGATAATGCCACAGCCAATTTCCTTCAACACTTGTTGCTTTCATGCATTGTATCTCCGCTGTATTCAGATTTACACGAAATGTGCGATTGCTGGCAATAGGAGCTTTGAGTATCATTCGTTGCTTTTCGTCGAACACTTTGATGTGTCCTTGTTCCATTTTCATGGTGTATCCTTTCTCGTGTAGCTGACCAAGACTCAGGAGGTTGCTTCTCATGGTGGGTACGTAAAGAACATTATGCATGTATACTGGCCTTCCATCTTTGCGCGCAATCAATACCTTTACCGTGCCTTCAGCTCTTATGGTACTATTATCAGCGAATCGTATTATGCTTTTAACACTAGTATCAAGATCGATAAGCCAATTTCGATTTCCTGTCATGTGGTTGGAACACCCTGTATCCAGATACCACGATGATTCCTCATTTGCATGGCTCGTCTTCCCAGCAAGAGACACGTATTCTCTTTCTGCAGCATTCTTTGTGCAGCTGTCTTCAACTTCGCTTGTCTCAAGTACTTGTTTTCTTTGAGTAATACGACTCTCATCATTATTTCTTCCTTGCGTTGTAACAGTCATTAGCACTACGTGATCAGAATCTGATTCTTGTTCGTCTTTCACTAGGTTAGCTTCGTCATTCTTCTCTTTCTTGGCGTTTTCATTATGCCAGCATTCAGACGAATAATGGCCAAATTTACTACATGTGAAACATTGCACGTTTCTTTTGTCGACATTTCTTCTGCCACTTCTTCCTCTGTTTCTGCCACCTCTTCCTCTGAAGTTTCCTTCCTTTTGATCATAGTTAACGTCATCTTTGTTCTGATCTGGGTTATTAGCGGACCTTCCTCCGTTTCGGCCTCCACGACCACCTCGCATTCTGCCTCTTCCTCTACCAAATCCACGACCCTTTTGCATTTTGGCTTGTAATGCTTGGCTAATCTATGTTGCATCTTGTTCTGTGGCTTTTCTTTCTAGCAGTCTCTGTTCGTGAGCTTCAAGTGAGTTTTGCAACTCCTCGACTTTCATTTTCTCCAAATCTCTACTTTCTACAATCGCCACAACAATGTGGTCGTACTGGGGCGTTAACGTACGCAAGATCTTATGGACTATCTTCTTGTCCTTGACAACCTTGTCGCATGCACGCATTGCGTTGACAATTACTTGGATCCTGCCGATGTACCCTTGAATGGTTTCTTGTTCCCCCATGTTCAGGAGCTCATACTGTCGCCGCAGTGACTGTAGCTTAATCTCCTTTATATTTCCAGCAGTTCCATACCCATCTTGTAAGATCTCCCACGTTTCTTTGGCCGTTGTCGCCTTTGACACCTTTTGGAATATCGCCGCCGAGATGCATTGATGCAATATCATGCGTGCTTTGCAGTCTAATTTTCTGTTCTCTTTATAcgctttcttttcttcatctgTAGCATTCTTTGCAGGATCTTTAAACCCATCTTTGACAATTTCATCGATCTCATGGAAACCCAATATAGCATCCATCTTTACGCACCAATCTTCGAAATTCTTTCCGTCAAATATTGGTAGGTTACTTTGGATCATCCCTGCCATTCTTCAGCGTAAAAATCTATTTTGCTGCAGAGTTTCTTTACTTGACTACACCTCCCAGGTTCGCAACCCGAAAGCTCTGGTACCACTGTTAGAGTGGCAGCGTATCAGAGAAGAGAGGAAGATGTATTAAAAAGTGGAACCGAGAGAGTTAGGCAATGAAACAGAGATGCAAAAGATTTAGAGAAAACGataaattttcttattgaaGTCAGCAGTATATATGTACAAAATGTAAACTGTCTAATGACAGTTAAATCAGTTGTGATTCTAGATTTACATTCCTAACAGGGAACACATATATGGCTTCAATAAATTTAGATGATCATTTAGAAGTCGAAGGGTCTGTATGTTATTGTGTtgcatttatttaattaaaggaaGGAGAACGTGTGCTCCCATCATTAACTGCAAAAACAAACACACCAGTTCGAACGTTATTAGATAACTCTTTCCTTTAAATTATAAACTTGATATTGAACTATTGAAATGGTAAAAGAGTGTATATAAGAGAAGAATTACCTTCCAGTTCAATGAATAGAAGGATCTAGTGGAAGCTGGATTTGTCACGTCTACGTATTTGGTCTGGTACCACAGAATTGAACCAAGAACAACATTTCCAAGACACTAAAACATAACACAGATTCACTTTTAAATACTGTTCAAAAgtttaaataactttatattcatttatagtGATATATGTTTGTAAATATATGCTTCGCATTGAGATTAAAAAGTTGGAATAATTAATGTACGCAGCAGTAAAGACAACTTTTCCAGAGAAATCCTTTTTTATCTAAATACAGATATCTCTCACTTGTTGGATCTAGCATTCCTATCGTAATTAAAAGTTTAGAGATTGTAAAAATGATGtgacatataaacatattaccGTGACAAATTTAATCGAGAAGGGAGATGAGGATGATGCTCCTGCCAAGAAGGCTACTCCAAATGCCATTTCATATAGGAAAACACAAATCCAAAATACCTATCAAAGATTTGGAATCAGTCATCTGTTATATACAAACAGGGTataaccaatatatatatatatatatatatatatatatatatatatatatacatatatatatatatatattgaatttaaacaTATGTACTTTTTTTTGGCCTAAACGTGCTGAGAAAGAATTAACGCCATGTTTTATATCTCCTTCTACGTCAGGTATATCCTACAAAAATCCAAGGTTTTACATTATTGGACCAAAAGCTTGATGTTGGAAAATTAATACACATGTTCCGAGAAAATAAAGACTTTTTACCTTTGCTAATGCTATACCAGTAGTGTAGAAACTCATGAACAGCAGAGATACAATCAGAGATCTTGTAAACAGAAGTGGCCTCTTCAACACAAACGTCTGAATATTTGTTACATAAATTAGCAATTTAATAACACACAAAGGGGTTGTCGTATAATATAACACATCTAATTCTTATCTCAACACATATTCATCATTTCTGCAACTTTTCACTCATACTTTTAAATCCATTTCTAATTGGCGGATTCAAATGGTTGATTGTGTATCAAACGAAACTAACACAAAAATCTTGGGATGAAGATTTGTTATCATTACATAAGTTGGAACATGCTTATTCAAAACTAAGATCTATAAAAGGAAATAATAGTGACAGGACAAACCTGCATATGAAGGAAGTATGTAATTGGAAATATATATGCCCAAGTAACAATCGTGACTAATGATGCCATCACCGGATATTGCTTCCATCGTAAGAAAGGCAACTGCAGAATATATATAAGAATACTCAGTGCACCAATACTTATACCTTAAAACATAATACACAGTTTAAATGCAATTCAGAACTTACATTCACAGAATAGCAAGTCCATAATGTTGCGGACAACACAAAGTTCCAAATCAATGCAGTAGAACCTATCATCAAGTTAAGCCCTAAACCCTGTAAAACAGAATAAAACCGTAACTCTCCTTTTTCTATGAAcctaatcttataattttattctaaaaagtGATGGATCTATATGGTACCAAAATTGCAGATAAGGCAACAATAATTGCACAACTTCTGAAGGATATTTTCCCAGCAACCAATGGAAGATATGGTTTGTTTATCTGCAATAGAACATCTAACATATAGATTAGTTCTTAGAAACATCCAAAAGTTTTATTAACTGTAAATAGTTACATCCTTTCAGCATCCTATCAAAGGATAAAAGTATACTATAGGTTCAAAATTATAAAGGgattatttttttcaagaaaatataaaggGACTCGTTAAGTATTCTCACCATTTTCAAGGTTAAGTAGATTAAATAAACTGTTCCAAAATCCaactatattttcaattattttaattaattcggTAATATATAAATCACAtgtaaaattactttaatatgtccataaattgaattatttaaaataagaaaaatgggTAGGTGTTTGGTCAAATTTTGGGAGGGTTTGATGATGCTTACATTAAAAAGAGTGGGAGTACGTCAGTAAACCTCAATTATACGAAAAGGAGTTTgaaagtgaaaattatataaattgttcAAATCGTTGTACCAGTGACGTTCTTGAGTAAACTTTGTCTTTATATATGTTTCtgaatattatatgttttatacaacaacaatttttaattatatgttttaatggAATATATACAAACGGTacataaaacaaacaaataaagaaatcaattatttttattcatagtAAGTTTCATACcttatcaatttcaaaatcaaacacTTGATTCACTCCATTAACGTAAAGATCCATAAACAAGTGAGGTATCAAAGCCTGAAACATTAGAAAAAACAACTCAAAAGAATGTCTTATATTGAAGTCAAAGGGTAATTTTCAATTgtctttaaaaaaacaatattattggAGTGTTACCTGTAACAAACCAATAAAAAACAACGGAGTTATATCTGATAGACATTGTACTGCAACGAGAGACGCAGAAATTGCCGCTGATGACTATAAAATACAGGTTAATTTAAAACAAGAAGGGTATTAATTATCCAAATCAGAATTTAATACAAAGGAACGACATATAACTTTGAATATTAATTATGAGAGTGATGGAACAGTATTTACTTACTCGACCATACATTGCATAAGGGTTAATAAATTGGTACAAAACCGCCATGAAATTT from the Vigna angularis cultivar LongXiaoDou No.4 chromosome 3, ASM1680809v1, whole genome shotgun sequence genome contains:
- the LOC108325763 gene encoding glycinol 4-dimethylallyltransferase; its protein translation is MEKTRLLNSDLIDQTYKYEIGTLSSHVSKASQLKIKAQIQYNPLRFQQSPFNHHYKSIEKGATYEESNKSYVVKAVTVPSSESESEAFNSNNIVHSVKNFMAVLYQFINPYAMYGRSSAAISASLVAVQCLSDITPLFFIGLLQALIPHLFMDLYVNGVNQVFDFEIDKINKPYLPLVAGKISFRSCAIIVALSAILGLGLNLMIGSTALIWNFVLSATLWTCYSVNLPFLRWKQYPVMASLVTIVTWAYIFPITYFLHMQTFVLKRPLLFTRSLIVSLLFMSFYTTGIALAKDIPDVEGDIKHGVNSFSARLGQKKVFWICVFLYEMAFGVAFLAGASSSSPFSIKFVTCLGNVVLGSILWYQTKYVDVTNPASTRSFYSLNWKLMMGAHVLLPLIK